The DNA window GATATGCCCGAGGTTTCTTTGGTTGCCATTCTGGATGCCGATAAAGAAGGTTTCTTACGCAGCGAGCGGTCGCTGATTCAGACTATCGGGCGGGCTGCGCGTAACGTGAACGGTAAAGCCATTCTTTACGGCGATCGGATCACGGGCTCTATGCAGCGGGCGTTGGACGAAACGGAGCGCCGCCGGGCGAAACAGCAGGCCCACAACGAAGAGCACGGCATTACACCCACCGGTCTGAACAAAAAGATTGCTGACATTATGGAGGGCGCTCCCGGCGGCGGTCGCGGTCGTCGCAAGGCCGAACGGCCAGGGCAGAAAGCTGCGGAGGAGGCAGAAGATTACCTTGTTGCAGCAGGCAAGCGATCGCCCCAGGAGCTGCTTAAAGAGGTGGCCAATCTCGAAGATGAGATGTACCAAGCCGCCGCCGATCTGGATTTCGAGGCGGCGGCCCGGTTGCGGGATCGAATCTCCGAATTAAAGGAGGCTGCAATCAGAAACGGCTAATCAGGGCCTGCGTGGGCCGACAATCACCGCTGCTTGTAACGGTTGATTGCGGCCATAACTCGACATCTTGCTGAAGATTTGTCTGTCGATGGGCAAGTATTGTTTGTCGGCCACCGTTTCGCCTTCTCCCGCGTCGATTTCCGGGTCGTGCAGGTAAACGAAATGATCATCGATCGCGCAAACGGTCACCCAGTGGGGCACACGGCTTCGGTTCAGTTGCCAGGTGCTGATTAGAATGACCGGAATTCGGCCTTTGCGTAGCGCGGTCTCCATAGCGTCCAGAGTCAGCGGGTCGTGGTGAAGCTGAATGCCGGTTTGGCCAATATCGTGTAGAAACCCTTCGTGTACCAGTTCCAATACCCGCTTTTTGTCGTCATTACGAACGGTATCTTTGAACAAAGCGCCTTCTTGACTGATCCAAGCACTGGCCTCAAAGCCACGGTTCCAGGCCGAAAGTGCTAGGCCATGAGGCCCGCACCCCCCGTGACCCGCGAGCATGAAAATGGTGGTAGCTTCACGCCAGATTTTCAGCTCTTCAAGCGTGGTCAGTGGTTGCTGTTCATCCAGTGCAGATAAGGCCATAATCAAGGCCGACGGACCACAGGTGAATTCGGTGGTCTGCGGATAGTAGGGCACTGGTAGAAACTCGGGCGAAGGTTCGTAATACAGGATTCGGCGCTCAAATCGCAACGCAGTACCCTGGTCTTCGTAGTAGTCGCGGTAGGTGCCAAACTGGCGATAGCCCAAGCGCCGGTATAGTTTAATGGCACCGCTATTATCTTCCCGTACCTCGAGACGCATGACGATTCGGTCGGCTTCTGCGGCTTCTTTCTCCGCTTCTTTAACGAGCTTTTCGCCCACACCTTTCCCGCGCACGGTCGGGCATACCGCAATGGAATAGATTCTGGCCAAGCGGGTTGCTGCACTCATAAGAACCAAGCAGTAGCCCACCAGCTCCTCGCCCCGCACCGCAACGATCAGCCGATCTCTGGGGACTTCCAGAAAGCGTCGGAAGCTCCGACGGGAAATGCGGTCTGCGTTAAAGCACCGGTTTTCAAGCGCAATGAGGCGTTGCAGGTCCTCAGCGACAGCTTGTCGTAACAGTAGATCGTTCATAGTAAGAGAATCCCGGAGCATGGAAAGACCGAGGAAGCTGTCGAGCACTTTCTCTGCAGCTATTATGGTAGAGACAGGGGGCTTCCGGTAGCTCGCAAACATGCGTAAAAGCACTCATCAACAGTTGATTGTGGCGCGACCTGCAGCGGCGTATTGTTGCGCTAATTACCCGGCTGAACCTTCAAGGAGGAATGCCTGTTATGTCCCGTTTATTAATCGTTGTGGACCGTGCTAAGGATTGGGCACCGTATTACCCTAGCGAAGACCTACTCACCTTTGATCAGTACCTCAAGTTCACGGCCCCCGCTAACAGCCGGGTGCGGGTTATTAATCTTTGCCAGAGTGCCAAATACCTGAGCCGGGGCTACTACTGTTCGTTGTTGGCGGAAGCACGAGGCCATCACGTTGTACCCTCGGTGATGACGCTGAATGATCTCAGTCGTAAGGGTCTGTTTTCACTTGAACTGGAGGAATTGGACTCGAGCGTCATTCAGTGGCTGGACAATGAAGCTCATGAGATCGATCCGTCCACAGACGAACGGGCCGCTACTCATGAAGTCCGGATTCGCACATATTTTGGTCAGGCTGAACATGCTGACTTGAAACCGGTGGCACGCGCTCTTTTTGAGCGCTTTCCCTGCCCGCTCCTCGAGGTGGTTTTTCGCCATCGAAAACAGTGGCAAATCGAATCTATGAAGCCGGCGTGTCCTGCGGACTTGAATGAGCGTGAGCAGGATAGGTTTGCCGAAGCCTTTGATCGCTTTAGTAGTATGGTATGGCGCAAACCTAAAACCCGTCGCCGCTATCGGTTTGATCTTGCCATGCTGGTGAACCCTGAGGAGGAAATGCCGCCAAGTGACGAAGAGGGGCTAAAGCGATTCGAGCGTGCGGGGCGAAAGCTGGGCATTAACGTTGAGCGGATCACTCGCCGGGACTACATGCGGTTGCCTGAATACGATGGTTTGTTTATTCGGGAAACCACGGCGATTGATCATCACACTTACCGGTTCGCTCGTAAGGCCGAGGCGGAAGGTCTGGTAGTGATCGATGACCCGGTGTCTATCCTGCGGTGCACGAATAAGGTGTTTTTGGCCGATCTGCTGAAGAACAACAAGGTACCGACACCAAAAACGCTGATTCTTTCCAAAGATCAGAAGGATGCGGTTGAGCAAGTTGTTAACGAGTTGGGCTTTCCTGCCGTCATAAAAATTCCGGATGGAGCGTTTTCGCTTGGGGTAGCCAAAGCTCAGGATGAAACAGAGTTAAGAGCGGGATTAAAAGAGCTGTTCAAACAGTCTGCACTGGTGCTCGCTCAAGAGTATTTTTACACGGAGTACGATTGGCGGATTGGCGTTCTGGGCGGCCGTGCGATCTATGCGTGCAAATACATGATGGTCAAAGGGCACTGGCAGATCTATCAGCATGGAGACGCATCGGTCGAAAGTGGTGGTTTTGAAACCATGCCGACCTATGAGGTGCCGAAAAACGTGATTCAGGCTGCGCTTAATGCCACACGCCTGATTGGTAATGGGCTCTACGGTGTCGATATCAAGCAGGCGGGTAATCGGGTAGCTGTGATCGAGGTGAACGATAACCCCAGTATCGACTCAGGTGTTGAGGATAAATTTCTGGGGGGAGAGCTTTATACCTTGGTTATGCAGAAATTCCTTTCCCGCATGGAAGCCAATCGTCGACGGTAGGTGTAGATTCCGGATCAGGCGGCAACCCAGATCCGGACGCTGCCCAGCCAAGGTGGATTGGCTAGTGCTTCACGAACTCGTTGGCTGGTGAGCTCTGGGGCGGGGTAATCCTCGTCCAGGAAAATTTCGAGATGCACGCGCTTTTCCAGATAATGCAGGCCGAGTCGGCTTTGAGGCGGTAGTTCGCCCATTTTTTCAGCGATCTCGCTATAGATTTCTTCCCGAGACGGTAGTCCCGGTTCGTTAAGTGATGGACTGTCCTCATCGTTTTCGGCATCGATGTGAAAAGTGATGTCCTGAATGTCATCGAGCGCCTCGCGCATTCCGGCCACAACCTTTAGGCCGATATGGTGGCCTTCTGAAACGCTGATCTCGGGTCTCACTACAAGGTCAACATCCAGCAGAATATCTTGCCCCATTCGACGGCTTCGCAGTTCATGCACGTTTCGAACACCGGGTGTTGAGAGCGCGATGGCTCTGAGTTTTTCTGTATCGTCCTGAGACAAACCGGTGTCGATCAGTTCTTTCACGCTATCCCAAGTGAATTTCCATCCGACGTGCACGATGATCACGGCAACGGCCACTGCAGCCACAGTGTCGAGCCAAACTACTCCAAGCATTGCCCCAATGGTTGAAAGAAGAACGACCACGGATGTAAACGCGTCCGTGCGACTGTGCCAGGCATTGGCGACAATAAGATCGGAACGGATGTTGATACCCACGTATCGGGTATAGCGGAAGATCCACTCTTTGCCCAAAACCGATATGCTTGCAGCAATGAGTACGGGCCACTCGGGGATGAAAAAGTCATCGCCTTCAAATAGGCGCAGAGTGTTCTCCCAGGCCAAGGCAGCACCTACAGCGATGAGGATGCTCCCAAGTAAAAGGGTTCCCAGGGTTTCAATGCGTTGATGGCCATAAGGGTGGTCATCATCCGGACCTTTACGAGATAAGCGCATCACCGCCAGGACGACCCAGTCGGAGGCGACATCGGTAAACGAGTGAATGCCGTCAACAATCAATGCGTGAGAATGGAATAGAGTGCCGGCAACCACTTTAATCAGGCCAAGAAACGCATCGAGCAGCATGCCGATGATGGTGACTTTGGAGGCTGCGTGTTTTTCGGCGTCTAGATCACGCTTTGTATTCGAGTGGCTTTTAAATAGGTTTTCCATGCAGGCCGGTTCCATTGTATTGCTGTGGCGCCAGTATAGTCGCAAAAAATCAAAAAAGGGCTTGCAAAAACGAGAATGATCTTTCGTTTTATGCACATTGTGAAATGTTAATCGCTAGCTACCATTGCGTTACGGTTTTCGTCAATTCTTATTTCAAACTTTATAAGTCATTGAAAATAAAGAGTTAAAATGCTGATCAAAAAATGATCAATCTGTAGGCTGGCGCAGTTATCAAGGCTTGGAAACGTTTGCCCCGCGCTTATTAACAGAGTTATCCACAGATTCCGTGGAAAAGCCTCGGGAGCCTCGATGGCATGCGGCTTTTGGCGACATTTGATGGTTCAGGAAGATGGTGTGGAAAACTTCCGGTATACTCCCGCCACCTCTTGCAAGGAGTTTTCTGATGTACCCCGTTCTAAGAAATTTGTTATTTCGGTTACCGCCAGAGCAAGCTCATAATGTCGCTTTGAAGAGCCTCGATGTTGCTCAAAAAACAGGCTTGCTCAATCTGTTTACGCGTCATCCCGATCCTTGCCCGGTAACGGTTATGGGCCTGGAGTTTCCAAACCCGGTGGGCCTTGCGGCCGGTCTGGATAAAAATGCAGATCACCTAGACGCTTTGGGTGCTTTGGGATTCGGGTTTATTGAAGTGGGAACAGTCACGCCACTGGCCCAGCCTGGTAACCCGAAGCCGCGCATGTTCCGTTTACCTGAGCACGAAGCAATCATTAATCGGATGGGATTCAATAATGAAGGGCTTGAACACCTGATCGGTAATGTCGTAAATCGCCGTTACAAAGGCATTCTTGGCATAAACGTCGGTAAAAACAAAGATACGCCGAATGAGGAATCAGAATCCGATTATCGCAAGGGGATTGCGGCGGTTTATCGATACGCTGATTATATCACAGTGAATGTTTCGTCGCCCAATACGCCGGGCTTGCGGGATCTGCAATTTGGTGACTCGTTAAAACAGTTGTTGCTCGCGATCAAAGACGAACAAACGCGTTGTCATCAATCGCAAGGGCGCTACGTTCCGATAGCGGTCAAGATTGCGCCGGATATGGATGATGAAGGTGTGCGTTTTGTCGCTGCTGCGCTCCTTGAGGCGGGGTTGGATGGTGTGATTGCAACGAATACGACGATCAGCCGAGATGCTGTAAAGGGGCACCAGCACGAGCAGGAGGCTGGTGGTTTGAGTGGGGTACCCGTGCGGGAGTCGTCAGTGCGGGTGATTGCCGGGCTGTACGCTGAATTAGGCGATCGCATACCGATTATTGGTGTTGGCGGCATTACAGATGCAGAGAGCGCAGCAGAAAAAATTCGGGCAGGTGCAAAGTTGGTGCAGATCTACACTGGCTTTATATATAAAGG is part of the Marinobacter sp. JH2 genome and encodes:
- the rimI gene encoding ribosomal protein S18-alanine N-acetyltransferase, producing MNDLLLRQAVAEDLQRLIALENRCFNADRISRRSFRRFLEVPRDRLIVAVRGEELVGYCLVLMSAATRLARIYSIAVCPTVRGKGVGEKLVKEAEKEAAEADRIVMRLEVREDNSGAIKLYRRLGYRQFGTYRDYYEDQGTALRFERRILYYEPSPEFLPVPYYPQTTEFTCGPSALIMALSALDEQQPLTTLEELKIWREATTIFMLAGHGGCGPHGLALSAWNRGFEASAWISQEGALFKDTVRNDDKKRVLELVHEGFLHDIGQTGIQLHHDPLTLDAMETALRKGRIPVILISTWQLNRSRVPHWVTVCAIDDHFVYLHDPEIDAGEGETVADKQYLPIDRQIFSKMSSYGRNQPLQAAVIVGPRRP
- a CDS encoding quinone-dependent dihydroorotate dehydrogenase, which gives rise to MYPVLRNLLFRLPPEQAHNVALKSLDVAQKTGLLNLFTRHPDPCPVTVMGLEFPNPVGLAAGLDKNADHLDALGALGFGFIEVGTVTPLAQPGNPKPRMFRLPEHEAIINRMGFNNEGLEHLIGNVVNRRYKGILGINVGKNKDTPNEESESDYRKGIAAVYRYADYITVNVSSPNTPGLRDLQFGDSLKQLLLAIKDEQTRCHQSQGRYVPIAVKIAPDMDDEGVRFVAAALLEAGLDGVIATNTTISRDAVKGHQHEQEAGGLSGVPVRESSVRVIAGLYAELGDRIPIIGVGGITDAESAAEKIRAGAKLVQIYTGFIYKGPKLIGEAVEAVRKERKA
- a CDS encoding RimK family protein translates to MSRLLIVVDRAKDWAPYYPSEDLLTFDQYLKFTAPANSRVRVINLCQSAKYLSRGYYCSLLAEARGHHVVPSVMTLNDLSRKGLFSLELEELDSSVIQWLDNEAHEIDPSTDERAATHEVRIRTYFGQAEHADLKPVARALFERFPCPLLEVVFRHRKQWQIESMKPACPADLNEREQDRFAEAFDRFSSMVWRKPKTRRRYRFDLAMLVNPEEEMPPSDEEGLKRFERAGRKLGINVERITRRDYMRLPEYDGLFIRETTAIDHHTYRFARKAEAEGLVVIDDPVSILRCTNKVFLADLLKNNKVPTPKTLILSKDQKDAVEQVVNELGFPAVIKIPDGAFSLGVAKAQDETELRAGLKELFKQSALVLAQEYFYTEYDWRIGVLGGRAIYACKYMMVKGHWQIYQHGDASVESGGFETMPTYEVPKNVIQAALNATRLIGNGLYGVDIKQAGNRVAVIEVNDNPSIDSGVEDKFLGGELYTLVMQKFLSRMEANRRR
- a CDS encoding cation diffusion facilitator family transporter, coding for MENLFKSHSNTKRDLDAEKHAASKVTIIGMLLDAFLGLIKVVAGTLFHSHALIVDGIHSFTDVASDWVVLAVMRLSRKGPDDDHPYGHQRIETLGTLLLGSILIAVGAALAWENTLRLFEGDDFFIPEWPVLIAASISVLGKEWIFRYTRYVGINIRSDLIVANAWHSRTDAFTSVVVLLSTIGAMLGVVWLDTVAAVAVAVIIVHVGWKFTWDSVKELIDTGLSQDDTEKLRAIALSTPGVRNVHELRSRRMGQDILLDVDLVVRPEISVSEGHHIGLKVVAGMREALDDIQDITFHIDAENDEDSPSLNEPGLPSREEIYSEIAEKMGELPPQSRLGLHYLEKRVHLEIFLDEDYPAPELTSQRVREALANPPWLGSVRIWVAA